The following are encoded together in the Populus trichocarpa isolate Nisqually-1 chromosome 5, P.trichocarpa_v4.1, whole genome shotgun sequence genome:
- the LOC18098958 gene encoding protein ECERIFERUM 26-like — translation MANINSRVSVHSMLTAVSSKPVGPGQTHPLSALDHAMALHTLHLVFYYKKNPFGIFDVDPLKVSLSEVLSLYPQVAGRLTRGESGNWEVKCNDAGVRILRANVGVTIDEWLRSADVSEEKDLTVWEEMPEDPSTWSPFRIQVNEFEGGGVAFGLSCTHMNADPTSVTLLFKSWIESHRQEPIEHPPLFNSTPLHHQQVPDTSGKSTNYYANKANARTPSVKMVTATFRFSNSAINKCLNEVHDQCPQATPFDLLAALFWTRLVLLKAPKHDNKCSLSVCLDFRRLVQPPIPLGYFGNALHFSMLTLNEEEMDYGKLGHVVELVHRHVSGVETEEVWYAVDWLESQKEEGGKHAPPFRMYGPELTCVSMEHMIIGNKSLMSSASFKSDEKPVHVACHFGNVVGEGLIVVLPSVEEGLARTVIVTLPEEEMPQLCEDQAIQRLQPTMLISGR, via the exons ATGGCGAACATAAACAGTAGGGTTAGTGTCCATTCAATGTTAACAGCAGTCTCCAGCAAGCCAGTCGGGCCGGGTCAGACCCATCCATTATCAGCGCTTGACCATGCAATGGCTCTCCATACATTACACTTAGTTTTTTACTACAAGAAAAACCCATTTGGGATTTTTGACGTGGACCCTTTAAAGGTGTCTTTGTCGGAGGTTCTTTCTTTGTATCCACAAGTTGCGGGTCGGTTGACCCGAGGGGAGTCGGGTAATTGGGAAGTGAAGTGTAATGATGCTGGTGTTAGAATTTTGAGGGCAAATGTTGGAGTTACAATTGATGAATGGTTGAGATCAGCTGATGTCTCGGAGGAGAAAGATCTCACGGTTTGGGAGGAAATGCCTGAGGATCCTAGTACATGGTCACCCTTTCGTATCCAG GTAAATGAATTTGAAGGAGGAGGTGTAGCCTTTGGACTAAGTTGTACACACATGAATGCAGACCCAACTTCAGTAACTCTGCTCTTCAAATCCTGGATTGAGAGTCACCGCCAGGAGCCGATTGAGCACCCACCCCTGTTCAACTCAACCCCGCTCCATCACCAACAAGTTCCTGATACTAGCGGTAAATCAACCAATTACTATGCAAATAAGGCCAATGCACGAACTCCCTCGGTGAAAATGGTCACCGCTACGTTCAGGTTCTCTAATTCAGCGATCAATAAATGCCTTAATGAAGTGCATGATCAATGTCCTCAAGCCACCCCATTTGATTTGCTAGCTGCACTCTTCTGGACACGTCTTGTGCTTCTAAAGGCTCCAAAACATGACAACAAATGTTCCCTCTCAGTTTGTTTAGACTTTAGAAGGCTCGTGCAGCCACCAATCCCTCTTGGTTACTTTGGAAATGCATTGCATTTCTCAATGCTAACACTAAATGAGGAAGAAATGGACTACGGTAAGTTAGGACATGTGGTTGAGTTGGTGCATCGCCATGTGTCAGGTGTCGAGACAGAGGAGGTTTGGTATGCTGTAGATTGGCTTGAATCACAGAAGGAAGAGGGAGGGAAGCATGCACCACCTTTTAGAATGTATGGTCCTGAGCTAACTTGTGTTAGCATGGAGCACATGATCATAGGGAATAAATCGCTGATGTCGTCGGCGAGTTTTAAGAGTGATGAAAAGCCGGTTCATGTGGCATGTCATTTTGGCAATGTGGTGGGTGAAGGTCTGATTGTGGTGCTGCCTTCAGTAGAAGAAGGCCTTGCAAGGACAGTGATTGTGACCTTGCCGGAGGAGGAGATGCCTCAATTATGCGAGGATCAAGCTATCCAGCGTCTACAACCAACAATGCTGATCAGTGGTAGATAG